Genomic segment of Schistocerca piceifrons isolate TAMUIC-IGC-003096 chromosome 1, iqSchPice1.1, whole genome shotgun sequence:
CAATGCAAGCTTATTGGGGCATAAGAAGATTGAAATAGAACAATGAAGTCCCACAGAAAAGGAAGATGACTAGCACATTGACTACccagcaaacaaactgagcagtttggtatttgcaatgcaaatattatcaactgaaATTAACATGGACAgatgaaaagtagcatatacaagttACTTCGAATCCATTATTAGGCTTCGTATTTGTTTTTTGGAGTAACTCGACAAATGTAGTGCAGAtcctaaaaataaagaaaaaaatgtcattcaaaatatttgcactgtaaatcacaaagaaccatgtccTCCATTAttgagaaaacttaaaatattaactcctCCATCCCTATATAAGAGCTAAGGATGAAacggaaatttgagctggatacatTGTTACATATCCCAAGAAATATCATTACTGTGTTATTCAttttagtgctattatttattaatgtaaaaataattgtaactatgttataaatttttgacatgtctcctgtacacagataaaatggattgcaaatgtacatcacAAGATGAATAAACGATAATTCACATTTCCAGTTAAAGGCATCTATTAGGTTGTAGATAGGACCAATTTCTCACAGACATTGTTATAGCCAGATGAAAAGGTTATGAGATGTCATAACTATAATAGGGACTGACAACAGAACCGTCTTCTCCTTTATGTTTGTAACTTGGAATTGACAGATTTGGAAATGATATGATCTTCATACTTACTTAACAACGtaggaaaggacagattgctacataCCCTAAaggtgacacactgagttgcagacagggccaattaaaagacacttacacatatgTTTTAGGCCACAGCCTTAAtcataaaaagaaagagaaacacaccatgcacacatgactgccatctccagcacCTCGGACCTGGAATGCATCATATTGGtttgagctgccagagttggcaatCGTGTGCTTGAGATGTGCCTGCTTCTGTGAATGAAAGGCGTGTGTTACTCTTTCTTTCTCTGATAAAGGCTATGGCGAAAagtttatgtgtaagtgtcttttaattttgcCTGTCCGCTACTTGACatatcttctttacggtaagtagtaatctgtcttttcctgcattgttgatattccaacctggagtttccactgtttgcttCATACTTATTTTATATCCTTACGATACATGTCTGgaacatgggttccttatcaaaacttagtACATAAAGTCCCCTTGACAACCCTTAGAAGGCCATAGTGGGaaatgtgaaacaccctgtataccaatTCTGTTGTATGATGCAGAAACCCCAGATCATGgaggaaagagcaaaaaattaaggTGTAAGCAAGTCAGATGAAGATTTCGAGAAGTCCAGATACATGTaacaaatacactactagccattaaaattgctacaccaagaagaaatgcagatgataaacgggtatttattggacaaatattgtTGCAACGGCGACCAGAACGGTCGCGAGGTAGTAGTGATGGAAACGCGGCAGGAACCGCGGAGCGGCCCgtgaacaacacaacgggagaggatggacatgaccaacggaggaccttacgacacaacaagaacagacaacagagtaacaaaccaaacaagacaaccacgtctACTGGAATAGAAACACGAAGTTAATCCGCTGTCTGAGACGATATGTCCTGAAACGCAACGCGATGTTAGACTGCTGGCTGAGCGCAAGGCAGGCACTTAAGTATGTTATTGGGGGCAATGCTATTCGCCACTGGGACCACGTGTTTCACTGTGGccccctcacactaaaagcgggcaaGGAGGCACGccccgccacagcttacggcgcgatattgcagagacctctatgggtctttgacgtccatgacatctggcgcggattcaaattccgcgacgCGCGGTaccagaaatatattatactagaactgacatgtgattacattttcacgcaatttgggtgcatagatcctgagaaatcaggacccagaacaaccacctctggctgtaataacggccttgacacgactgggcattgagtcaaacagagcttggatggcgtgtacaggtacagctgccgatgcagcttcaacacgataccacagttcatcaagagtaatgactggtgtattgtgacaagccagttgcttggccaccattgaccagatgttttcagttggtgacagatctggagaatgtgctggctagggcagcagtcgaacattttttgtatccagaaaggcctgtacaggacctgcaacatgtggtcgtgcattatcctgctgaaatgtagggtttcgcagggatcaaatgaagggtacagccatgggttataacacatctaaaatgtaacattcattgttcaaagtgctgtcaatgcgagcataaggtgaccgagacatgtaaccaatggcaccccataccatcacgccgggtgatacgccagtatggcgatgatgaatatacacttccaatgtacgttcaccgctatgtcgccaaaaacggacgtgaccatcatgatgctgtaaacagatcctggattcatctgaaaaaatgacgttttgccattcgtgcacccaggtttgtcattgaatAAACCATTGCAGGCGCtactatctgtgatgcagcgtcaagggtaaccgcagccatggtctcctagctgatagtccatgctgctgcaaacgtcgtcgaattgttcgtgcagatggttgtcgtcttgcaaacgtccccatctgttgactcagggatcgagacgtgggtgtacgatctgttacagccatgtggataagatgcctgtcatctcgactgctagtgacacgaggctgttgggatccagcatggtgttccgtattacccgcctgaacccaccaattccatattctgctagcagtcattggatctcaaccaatgcgagcagcaatgtcgcgatacgataaaccgcaatcgcaataggctacatctgacctttatcaaagttggaaaagtgatggtacccatttcacctccttacacgaggcttcacaacaacgtttcaccaggcaacgccggtcaactgctgtttgtgtataagaaatcagttggaaactttcctcatgtcagcacgttgtaggtttcaccaccggcgccaaacttgtgtgaatgccctgaaaagctattcatttgcatatcacagcatcttcttcctgtcagttaaatttcgtgtctgtagcacgtcatcttcgtggtgtagcaattttaatggccagtagtgtatgcagaAGATGAGAAATGAAAAGGTCATGGAGAAAACGCATGAGGAATCCGTACTAGGGAATATTTAGTGGAAAAGATTAAAATTCTAGGGGcatttgaagaaaatagagaagctgAGGCTGTCTAGGGGTATGTTCAAGATGTAGGTAGGGGGTAGGAGACCAAAGAGGTGGCTAAAAGAAGTGGGAAGAAGCACATGAAAGAGACAGCAACACTGGGCCAGAGTAGTGGCACAGAAGTGGTGGAAATGATGGAGAGGCCTGTATTGCAGGCAAACCCACTAGTGGTGGGAAACTGTACAAGCTGAATGACGACTTATTCTTTCACCCCTGGCACTGTTTGTCAAGTTGCACTGCAATTCACAGTTCATGTTAAACTGTAGGACCCCTATAACTGGCCAAGTAAACCAATCAGAAGTTTGGAAAAAGGCAACATATACTGCCTCCAATATGAGTATGTCTAGTAAAGCAGTCTGGTGTTCAACCTGACTTTCATGTTAATGACAGCTTTCCTTTTATATTATCCTCCACCGCAccctgtacagtggcttgcaggaTACATATATGAACACACATTTTATGGGCTTCATAAACATGGCACATGGTTTGTTAAAGAAATATCTATTTGAGATAtgtaaaatataatattttttatgaaactgtTTATGGTTTAGTTAAAATCACTTTGGTATTTATCCAATTATTCTACACCTGGAGACTAGTATGACataaaataaaagtttctaacccCCTGACACTTGCACTTAGGAAATATAATTTCCTAAATGTAATGAATCAGTAAAAGCAGGCAACTTTGTACCTGAGGTAGACATTATAAAAGTCTTAAATATTGCTTCAGGCTCTTTATGTTAGATTTAATCAAAAGGAAATGAACTGGGGATCACTACACTATGTCACTTTTCTTAaaactgtcacagtgacggaaaTTCCTTCCCACAAAGCTACGGAGTATTTTGATTTGTGACAAGTTAATGGGCTGAGCCTTGTTTCAGTGTCTGCAGCTGGATTCAATTGAAGGTACAGAATGTGAATAACCCAACAAAGATTGTGAACTCAACACCTCAATCTCATTTTTCAAAAGATGAGTCACTATTATTGTAGTAACTTGGTAACAGATACTAACAGTACATCACAACACCCAATGCTATTGTGGGCAGTATCTTGACTTAACTGTCTCAGATAAACAATTACCTTCATTTTATCATCTTCAAGGCACCTATTAATGTGATGCGGTCTTAACAGATACTGTGCTTAATGATCTTTAATGCAATTTAGTATGAACATATCAGTTGTGCCATTATGTACGATGGCAGTAAACTACTtacatatttcagtaacagtgattGATAAAAGAGTACACAAATTAAATTTAAATGGGTTGGCTACCCTGTTGTTCTCCAGAGTCACATTATAATCAGTGCATATTGCATAAAAGTATGAACAGTAACAAAAAGTACAACATATATGCAATTACATCAAATTTTCCTTACTGCTCTAATAAACCACAACAGCAGTCTCACAGTTTTCACACCACctctctaacagtaactgtaccATTCAGTGTCCAATTTTCTGGCAGCAAGAAAGAGACTAACTAATAGAACTTCCTTTAGTTTCTGCGGCCATCTCGGTCCCTGCTCCAGCTGCCAGATGTTCCACCCTCTCTGTTGTACCTTCTTTCTTTGCTCCTTTCCCAGTCACGCTCTCTTTCTCTACCCCTCTCTCTTTCCCTGTCCCTGTCCCGTTCTCTGTCTCTAGGCTGCTCACTGTGTTTTGTAACTCCTCGCTCTTCAGTGTTCTTTCTGCCACCTTCACTGTCCCCAGCGTCCTTCTTCTTAGAAACACTGCCACGATCTACACGTTCTGTGGAAACTTCCCCAGGATGAGCATCCTTTGGCCGAGCTGTACCAACATCAGCCGCTTCCTCATTCATCTTTGCTGCCCGCTTCACAGTACTTAGAGCTCGTTCGAGAGCCCTAATTTTTTCCTCCAACTGCTGTCGTTTGGTTTTAGCAGGTATATTTTCTCCATCACTTGCACTGCTGCTCTCTGACTTTGCTGTCTTCTTTTTCCGAGACTTCTTTGTTTTACTGCTTGCACGAGTTTCGTCTTCAGAGTCACTTGCTGAGGTTGAACCTTCCTCTGAGCTGGAACTACTGTTCTGCACTTTAGCCTTCTttcgttttttcttcttcttctttttcttctgcttcatcttttcctttttctctgtaATTAATAATTGTCAGTTAATCTACAGGTATAGTTTTCTACAGCCTCTAAAGGCATTTTCAGTAAGATGTGACCTCtctttaaaatgaaaaattaacaCTTTCATATTTGATAATGTAtagtaatattgtcattacttcattatagatttgAATTCATAATCAACGTACATATGACAGCACAAAAAGTTATGGGTACAGCACTGCT
This window contains:
- the LOC124801259 gene encoding RNA-binding motif protein, X-linked 2-like isoform X2 translates to MCIFTVSVSEYGEVVNINLVRDKASGKSKGFCFLCYEDQRSTILAVDNLNGIKILGRTIRVDHVADYKPPKDSEKLDTETRKLYSEGCAPKLTSESDKESGQEAKNPKKEKKEKMKQKKKKKKKKRKKAKVQNSSSSSEEGSTSASDSEDETRASSKTKKSRKKKTAKSESSSASDGENIPAKTKRQQLEEKIRALERALSTVKRAAKMNEEAADVGTARPKDAHPGEVSTERVDRGSVSKKKDAGDSEGGRKNTEERGVTKHSEQPRDRERDRDRERERGRERERDWERSKERRYNREGGTSGSWSRDRDGRRN
- the LOC124801259 gene encoding RNA-binding motif protein, X-linked 2-like isoform X1: MNPLTNVKNIKKLSELELKRGNLKSSWHDQYKDSAWIFVGGLPYDLTEGDVICVFSQYGEVVNINLVRDKASGKSKGFCFLCYEDQRSTILAVDNLNGIKILGRTIRVDHVADYKPPKDSEKLDTETRKLYSEGCAPKLTSESDKESGQEAKNPKKEKKEKMKQKKKKKKKKRKKAKVQNSSSSSEEGSTSASDSEDETRASSKTKKSRKKKTAKSESSSASDGENIPAKTKRQQLEEKIRALERALSTVKRAAKMNEEAADVGTARPKDAHPGEVSTERVDRGSVSKKKDAGDSEGGRKNTEERGVTKHSEQPRDRERDRDRERERGRERERDWERSKERRYNREGGTSGSWSRDRDGRRN